The following are encoded in a window of Corvus moneduloides isolate bCorMon1 chromosome 26, bCorMon1.pri, whole genome shotgun sequence genomic DNA:
- the ACLY gene encoding ATP-citrate synthase isoform X2: MSAKAISEQTGKEFLYKYICTSSAIQNRFKYARVTPATDWARLTQDHPWLLSERLVVKPDQLIKRRGKLGLVGINLTLDQVKAWLKQRLGQETTIANAKGILKNFLIEPFVPHKQEEEFYVCIYAAHEGDYVLFHHEGGVDVGDVDAKAQKLLMAVDEKLSESDVKKHLLQHAPADKKDILASFICGLFNLYEDLYFTYLEINPLVVTKDGVYILDLAAKIDATADYICKVKWGDVEFPPPFGREAYPEEAYIADLDAKSGASLKLTILNPKGRIWTMVAGGGASVVYSDTICDLGGVNELANYGEYSGAPSEQQTYDYAKTILSLMTREKHPEGKILIIGGSIANFTNVAATFKGIVRAIKDYQGPLKEHEVRIFVRRGGPNYQEGLRVMGEVGKTTGIPIHVFGTETHMTAIVGMALGHRPIPNQPPAAAHTANFLLNASGSPSTPAPSRTASFSESKPDGIAPAKKAKPTAPLGKATTLFSRHTKAIVWGMQTRAVQGMLDFDYICSRDEPSVAAMVYPFTGDHRQKFYWGHKEILIPVYKNMADAMRKHPEVDVLINFASLRSAYDSTVETMNYPQIRTIAIIAEGIPEALTRKLIKAADKKGVTIIGPATVGGIKPGCFKIGNTGGMLDNILASKLYRPGSVAYVSRSGGMSNELNNIISRTTDGVYEGVAIGGDRYPGSTFMDHVLRYQDTAGVKMIVVLGEIGGTEEYKICRGIKEGQITKPVVCWCIGTCATMFSSEVQFGHAGACANQASETAVAKNQALKEAGVFVPRSFDELGEVIQSVYQDLVAKRVIEPAEEVPPPTVPMDYSWARELGLIRKPASFMTSICDERGQELIYAGMPITEVFKEEMGIGGVLGLLWFQRRLPRYACQFIEMCLMVTADHGPAVSGAHNTIVCARAGKDLVSSLTSGLLTIGDRFGGALDAAAKMFSKAFDSGIIPMEFVNKMKKEGKLIMGIGHRVKSINNPDMRVQILKDYVKQHFPATPLLDYALEVEKITTSKKPNLILNVDGFIGVAFVDMLRNCGSFTREEADEYIDIGALNGIFVLGRSMGFIGHYLDQKRLKQGLYRHPWDDISYVLPEHMTM; encoded by the exons ATGTCAGCCAAAGCCATCTCTGAGCAGACGGGGAAGGAGTTCTTGTACAAGTACATCTGCACGTCCTCTGCCATCCAGAACCGCTTCAAGTATGCCCGGGTCACCCCAGCCACGGACTGGGCACGGCTCACACAGGACCACCCATGGCTCCTGAGCGAG CGTTTAGTGGTGAAGCCAGATCAGCTCATCAAGAGACGTGGGAAGCTTGGACTGGTTGGGATTAATCTCACTCTGGATCAGGTGAAGGCTTGGCTCAAGCAGCGCCTGGGCCAGGAAACCACG ATTGCTAATGCGAAGGGAATCCTAAAGAACTTTCTGATTGAACCCTTCGTCCCTCACAAACAG GAGGAAGAGTTCTACGTATGCATATATGCTGCCCATGAGGGAGACTACGTGCTCTTCCACCATGAAGGGGGTGTGGATGTGGGAGATGTGGATGCCAAAGCTCAGAAGCTGCTCATGGCAGTGGATGAGAAGCTCAGTGAATCGGATGTGAAGAAGCATCTCCTGCAGCATGCACCAGCTGACAAGAAGGA catctTGGCCAGCTTCATCTGTGGCCTGTTCAACCTTTATGAAGATCTGTATTTTACGTACCTTGAGATCAATCCATTAG TGGTGACTAAGGATGGTGTTTACATCCTTGATTTGGCTGCGAAGATTGACGCGACGGCTGACTACATCTGCAAAGTGAAGTGGGGGGATGTGGAGTTCCCCCCTCCTTTTGGCAGGGAAGCTTACCCTGAG gAAGCCTACATTGCTGACCTGGATGCCAAGAGTGGGGCCAGCCTGAAGCTTACGATCCTGAACCCCAAAGGCAGGATCTGGACCATGGTGGCTGGTGGTGGTGCTTCAGTGGTGTACAG tgACACCATTTGTGACCTGGGGGGTGTGAATGAACTGGCGAACTACGGGGAATATTCAGGGGCCCCGAGCGAGCAGCAGACCTACGACTACGCTAAAACCATCCTCTCCCTCATGACCCGAGAGAAGCACCCAGAAG ggAAGATCCTGATTATTGGAGGCAGCATTGCAAACTTCACCAATGTAGCAGCCACCTTTAAA GGCATTGTGAGAGCAATTAAGGATTACCAAGGCCCTCTGAAGGAGCATGAGGTGAGGATCTTTGTACGAAGAGGAGGCCCAAACTACCAGGAAGGGTTACGTGTCATGGGAGAAGTTG GGAAGACCACGGGGATCCCCATCCATGTCTTTGGCACGGAGACCCACATGACTGCGATCGTGGGCATGGCGCTGGGCCACCGACCGATCCCCAACCAGCCGCCCGCCGCAGCCCACACCGCCAACTTCCTCCTCAACGCCAGCGGCAGCCCCTCG ACTCCAGCACCGAGCAGAACTGCCTCTTTCTCTGAGTCCAAACCAGATGGTATTGCTCCAGCTAAGAAGGCAAAACCAACAGCACCTCTTG GTAAAGCCACAACACTGTTCAGCCGCCACACCAAAGCGATTGTGTGGGGGATGCAGACCCGGGCTGTCCAAGGAATGCTGGACTTTGATTACATTTGCTCCCGGGATGAGCCCTCAGTGGCTGCCATGGTTTATCCGTTCAC TGGTGACCACAGGCAGAAGTTCTACTGGGGCCACAAAGAAAtcctgatcccagtctacaAGAACATGGCAGATGCCATGAGGAAGCACCCAGAGGTGGACGTTCTCATCAACTTTGCGTCTCTGCGCTCTGCCTATGACAGCACTGTGGAAACCATGAATTATCCCCAG ATCCGCACCATTGCCATTATTGCCGAGGGCATTCCGGAGGCCCTGACGCGCAAACTGATCAAGGCAGCTGATAAAAAGGGAGTCACCATCATTGGGCCTGCAACT GTTGGTGGGATCAAGCCGGGTTGCTTTAAAATAGGCAACACAGGGGGCATGCTGGATAACATCTTGGCATCGAAGCTGTACCGTCCTGGCAGCGTGGCCTATGTGTCCCGCTCTGGAGGGATGTCCAATGAGCTCAACAACATCATCTCCCGAACCACCGACGGGGTCTATGAGGGGGTGGCCATCGGAGGAGACAG ATATCCTGGTTCAACTTTTATGGATCATGTCTTGCGTTATCAGGATACTGCAGGAGTGAAGATGATTGTAGTACTGGGGGAG atTGGAGGCACAGAAGAGTACAAGATCTGCAGGGGCATTAAAGAAGGCCAGATCACCAAGCCAGTGGTGTGCTGGTGCATTGGTACCTGTGCCACCATGTTCTCCTCAGAG GTGCAGTTTGGCCATGCAGGAGCTTGTGCCAACCAAGCCTCCGAAACTGCTGTAGCAAAGAATCAAGCCTTGAAGGAAGCTGGAGTGTTTGTTCCCCGGAGTTTCGATGAGCTGGGAGAGGTCATTCA GTCTGTGTACCAGGATCTTGTGGCCAAAAGAGTGATTGAACCAGCTGAGGAAGTGCCTCCTCCAACTGTGCCAATGGATTACTCATGGGCAAGg GAGCTGGGACTGATTCGCAAACCAGCTTCCTTCATGACCAGCATCTGTGACGAGCGAGGACAGGAGCTGATCTATGCTGGGATGCCCATCACTGAGGTCTTCAAAGAGGAGATGGGAATTGGAGGGGTTCTAGGCCTGCTCTGGTTTCAGAGGAG GTTACCCAGGTACGCCTGCCAGTTCATCGAGATGTGCCTGATGGTGACAGCAGACCATGGGCCGGCCGTGTCTGGAGCCCACAACACCATcgtctgtgccagggctggcaaAGATCTGGTCTCAAGCCTCACTTCAGGCCTTCTTACTATT GGTGACCGGTTTGGGGGAGCACTGGATGCCGCAGCCAAAAtgttcagcaaagcttttgacaGCGGGATTATCCCCATGGAGTTTGTGAATAAGatgaagaaagaagggaagcTGATCATGGGCATTGGACACCGAGTGAAATCA ATAAACAACCCTGACATGAGAGTTCAGATTCTCAAGGACTACGTGAAGCAGCACTTCCCAGCCACTCCGCTGCTGGACTACGCACTTGAAGTAGAAAAAATCACAACTTCCAAG aaaccAAACCTTATCCTGAATGTAGATGGCTTTATTGGAGTGGCCTTTGTTGACATGCTCAGGAATTGTGGCTCTTTCACACG gGAAGAAGCAGATGAATATATTGATATAGGAGCTCTCAATGGCATTTTTGTACTGGGCAGGAGTATGGGATTCATTG GACACTACCTGGACCAGAAGAGATTGAAGCAGGGTCTGTACCGTCACCCCTGGGATGACATATCCTATGTCCTACCGGAGCACATGACCATGTGA
- the ACLY gene encoding ATP-citrate synthase isoform X1 codes for MSAKAISEQTGKEFLYKYICTSSAIQNRFKYARVTPATDWARLTQDHPWLLSERLVVKPDQLIKRRGKLGLVGINLTLDQVKAWLKQRLGQETTIANAKGILKNFLIEPFVPHKQEEEFYVCIYAAHEGDYVLFHHEGGVDVGDVDAKAQKLLMAVDEKLSESDVKKHLLQHAPADKKDILASFICGLFNLYEDLYFTYLEINPLVVTKDGVYILDLAAKIDATADYICKVKWGDVEFPPPFGREAYPEEAYIADLDAKSGASLKLTILNPKGRIWTMVAGGGASVVYSDTICDLGGVNELANYGEYSGAPSEQQTYDYAKTILSLMTREKHPEGKILIIGGSIANFTNVAATFKGIVRAIKDYQGPLKEHEVRIFVRRGGPNYQEGLRVMGEVGKTTGIPIHVFGTETHMTAIVGMALGHRPIPNQPPAAAHTANFLLNASGSPSTPAPSRTASFSESKPDGIAPAKKAKPTAPLDSVPASRPGSGKATTLFSRHTKAIVWGMQTRAVQGMLDFDYICSRDEPSVAAMVYPFTGDHRQKFYWGHKEILIPVYKNMADAMRKHPEVDVLINFASLRSAYDSTVETMNYPQIRTIAIIAEGIPEALTRKLIKAADKKGVTIIGPATVGGIKPGCFKIGNTGGMLDNILASKLYRPGSVAYVSRSGGMSNELNNIISRTTDGVYEGVAIGGDRYPGSTFMDHVLRYQDTAGVKMIVVLGEIGGTEEYKICRGIKEGQITKPVVCWCIGTCATMFSSEVQFGHAGACANQASETAVAKNQALKEAGVFVPRSFDELGEVIQSVYQDLVAKRVIEPAEEVPPPTVPMDYSWARELGLIRKPASFMTSICDERGQELIYAGMPITEVFKEEMGIGGVLGLLWFQRRLPRYACQFIEMCLMVTADHGPAVSGAHNTIVCARAGKDLVSSLTSGLLTIGDRFGGALDAAAKMFSKAFDSGIIPMEFVNKMKKEGKLIMGIGHRVKSINNPDMRVQILKDYVKQHFPATPLLDYALEVEKITTSKKPNLILNVDGFIGVAFVDMLRNCGSFTREEADEYIDIGALNGIFVLGRSMGFIGHYLDQKRLKQGLYRHPWDDISYVLPEHMTM; via the exons ATGTCAGCCAAAGCCATCTCTGAGCAGACGGGGAAGGAGTTCTTGTACAAGTACATCTGCACGTCCTCTGCCATCCAGAACCGCTTCAAGTATGCCCGGGTCACCCCAGCCACGGACTGGGCACGGCTCACACAGGACCACCCATGGCTCCTGAGCGAG CGTTTAGTGGTGAAGCCAGATCAGCTCATCAAGAGACGTGGGAAGCTTGGACTGGTTGGGATTAATCTCACTCTGGATCAGGTGAAGGCTTGGCTCAAGCAGCGCCTGGGCCAGGAAACCACG ATTGCTAATGCGAAGGGAATCCTAAAGAACTTTCTGATTGAACCCTTCGTCCCTCACAAACAG GAGGAAGAGTTCTACGTATGCATATATGCTGCCCATGAGGGAGACTACGTGCTCTTCCACCATGAAGGGGGTGTGGATGTGGGAGATGTGGATGCCAAAGCTCAGAAGCTGCTCATGGCAGTGGATGAGAAGCTCAGTGAATCGGATGTGAAGAAGCATCTCCTGCAGCATGCACCAGCTGACAAGAAGGA catctTGGCCAGCTTCATCTGTGGCCTGTTCAACCTTTATGAAGATCTGTATTTTACGTACCTTGAGATCAATCCATTAG TGGTGACTAAGGATGGTGTTTACATCCTTGATTTGGCTGCGAAGATTGACGCGACGGCTGACTACATCTGCAAAGTGAAGTGGGGGGATGTGGAGTTCCCCCCTCCTTTTGGCAGGGAAGCTTACCCTGAG gAAGCCTACATTGCTGACCTGGATGCCAAGAGTGGGGCCAGCCTGAAGCTTACGATCCTGAACCCCAAAGGCAGGATCTGGACCATGGTGGCTGGTGGTGGTGCTTCAGTGGTGTACAG tgACACCATTTGTGACCTGGGGGGTGTGAATGAACTGGCGAACTACGGGGAATATTCAGGGGCCCCGAGCGAGCAGCAGACCTACGACTACGCTAAAACCATCCTCTCCCTCATGACCCGAGAGAAGCACCCAGAAG ggAAGATCCTGATTATTGGAGGCAGCATTGCAAACTTCACCAATGTAGCAGCCACCTTTAAA GGCATTGTGAGAGCAATTAAGGATTACCAAGGCCCTCTGAAGGAGCATGAGGTGAGGATCTTTGTACGAAGAGGAGGCCCAAACTACCAGGAAGGGTTACGTGTCATGGGAGAAGTTG GGAAGACCACGGGGATCCCCATCCATGTCTTTGGCACGGAGACCCACATGACTGCGATCGTGGGCATGGCGCTGGGCCACCGACCGATCCCCAACCAGCCGCCCGCCGCAGCCCACACCGCCAACTTCCTCCTCAACGCCAGCGGCAGCCCCTCG ACTCCAGCACCGAGCAGAACTGCCTCTTTCTCTGAGTCCAAACCAGATGGTATTGCTCCAGCTAAGAAGGCAAAACCAACAGCACCTCTTG ATTCAGTTCCAGCCTCGAGACCTGGTTCAG GTAAAGCCACAACACTGTTCAGCCGCCACACCAAAGCGATTGTGTGGGGGATGCAGACCCGGGCTGTCCAAGGAATGCTGGACTTTGATTACATTTGCTCCCGGGATGAGCCCTCAGTGGCTGCCATGGTTTATCCGTTCAC TGGTGACCACAGGCAGAAGTTCTACTGGGGCCACAAAGAAAtcctgatcccagtctacaAGAACATGGCAGATGCCATGAGGAAGCACCCAGAGGTGGACGTTCTCATCAACTTTGCGTCTCTGCGCTCTGCCTATGACAGCACTGTGGAAACCATGAATTATCCCCAG ATCCGCACCATTGCCATTATTGCCGAGGGCATTCCGGAGGCCCTGACGCGCAAACTGATCAAGGCAGCTGATAAAAAGGGAGTCACCATCATTGGGCCTGCAACT GTTGGTGGGATCAAGCCGGGTTGCTTTAAAATAGGCAACACAGGGGGCATGCTGGATAACATCTTGGCATCGAAGCTGTACCGTCCTGGCAGCGTGGCCTATGTGTCCCGCTCTGGAGGGATGTCCAATGAGCTCAACAACATCATCTCCCGAACCACCGACGGGGTCTATGAGGGGGTGGCCATCGGAGGAGACAG ATATCCTGGTTCAACTTTTATGGATCATGTCTTGCGTTATCAGGATACTGCAGGAGTGAAGATGATTGTAGTACTGGGGGAG atTGGAGGCACAGAAGAGTACAAGATCTGCAGGGGCATTAAAGAAGGCCAGATCACCAAGCCAGTGGTGTGCTGGTGCATTGGTACCTGTGCCACCATGTTCTCCTCAGAG GTGCAGTTTGGCCATGCAGGAGCTTGTGCCAACCAAGCCTCCGAAACTGCTGTAGCAAAGAATCAAGCCTTGAAGGAAGCTGGAGTGTTTGTTCCCCGGAGTTTCGATGAGCTGGGAGAGGTCATTCA GTCTGTGTACCAGGATCTTGTGGCCAAAAGAGTGATTGAACCAGCTGAGGAAGTGCCTCCTCCAACTGTGCCAATGGATTACTCATGGGCAAGg GAGCTGGGACTGATTCGCAAACCAGCTTCCTTCATGACCAGCATCTGTGACGAGCGAGGACAGGAGCTGATCTATGCTGGGATGCCCATCACTGAGGTCTTCAAAGAGGAGATGGGAATTGGAGGGGTTCTAGGCCTGCTCTGGTTTCAGAGGAG GTTACCCAGGTACGCCTGCCAGTTCATCGAGATGTGCCTGATGGTGACAGCAGACCATGGGCCGGCCGTGTCTGGAGCCCACAACACCATcgtctgtgccagggctggcaaAGATCTGGTCTCAAGCCTCACTTCAGGCCTTCTTACTATT GGTGACCGGTTTGGGGGAGCACTGGATGCCGCAGCCAAAAtgttcagcaaagcttttgacaGCGGGATTATCCCCATGGAGTTTGTGAATAAGatgaagaaagaagggaagcTGATCATGGGCATTGGACACCGAGTGAAATCA ATAAACAACCCTGACATGAGAGTTCAGATTCTCAAGGACTACGTGAAGCAGCACTTCCCAGCCACTCCGCTGCTGGACTACGCACTTGAAGTAGAAAAAATCACAACTTCCAAG aaaccAAACCTTATCCTGAATGTAGATGGCTTTATTGGAGTGGCCTTTGTTGACATGCTCAGGAATTGTGGCTCTTTCACACG gGAAGAAGCAGATGAATATATTGATATAGGAGCTCTCAATGGCATTTTTGTACTGGGCAGGAGTATGGGATTCATTG GACACTACCTGGACCAGAAGAGATTGAAGCAGGGTCTGTACCGTCACCCCTGGGATGACATATCCTATGTCCTACCGGAGCACATGACCATGTGA
- the KLHL11 gene encoding kelch-like protein 11 yields MSDKMAAAAACPQPQPGPGPGPGPGPGPGPPAVEAERGGPRGGGADGDAEAEEFGCPAHCSDLAWRQNEQRRHGLYCDITLAFGGAGMAREYRAHRSVLAAATEYFTPLLSGGFAESRSGRVELQKWSSEGGPDPDTVEAVIGFMYTGTIRVSPGNVHEVLEMADRFLLTRLKDFCGEFLKKKLNLSNCVAIHSLAHMYSLNQLALKAQDMIRRNFHKVIQDEEFYTLPFHLVRDWLSDSEITVDSEEILFETVLKWVQKNPEERERYFEDLFKLLRLSQMKPTYLTRHVKSERLVSSNENCVKLVSEAVESHALRSENLQSGNLQHSTCPTALLPRFGQNMDVIMVIGGVSEGGDYLSECVGYFIDEDRWVNLPHIHNHLDGHAVAVTESYVYVAGSMEPGFAKTVERYNPNRNIWEQVSNLITRKHSFGLTEVKGNLYSIGGHGNFSPGFKDVAIYNPEQDKWLNLESAPKILRDVKAVSVEDRFVYVAARTPVDSDSEDGLRAVIIRYDAETRQWQDVESLPLIDNYCSFQMSVANTNFYHTASCCPKSYPIDNEEAKGKISSRASDEILESLPPEVLSIEGAAICYYKDDVFIIGGWKNSDDIDKQYRKEAYRYCAERKRWMLLPPMPQPRCRATACHVRIPFRCLQGTQRYPMPQNLMWQKDRIRQMQERQMQEIHRYSLSLRRMPRSQIEC; encoded by the exons ATGTCGGACAAgatggcggcggccgcggcctGTCCGCAGCCGCAGCCCGGCCCCGGTCCAGGTCCCGGTCCCGGCCCCGGTCCTGGCCCGCCGGCGGTCGAGGCGGAGCGCGGAGGCCcgcgcggcggcggggcggaCGGGGACGCCGAGGCGGAGGAGTTCGGGTGCCCGGCGCATTGCTCCGACCTGGCCTGGCGGCAGAACGAGCAGCGCCGCCACGGCCTGTACTGCGACATCACGCTGGCTTTCGGCGGCGCGGGCATGGCTCGCGAGTACCGGGCGCACCGGTCCGTGCTGGCCGCCGCCACCGAATACTTCACGCCGCTGCTCTCGGGGGGGTTCGCGGAGTCGCGCTCGGGCCGCGTGGAGCTGCAGAAGTGGAGCTCGGAGGGCGGCCCCGACCCCGACACGGTGGAGGCCGTTATCGGTTTCATGTACACCGGCACCATCCGCGTGAGCCCCGGCAACGTCCATGAGGTGCTGGAGATGGCGGACAG GTTTCTGCTGACCCGGTTAAAGGACTTCTGTGGAGAGTTTCTGAAGAAGAAACTGAACCTCTCTAACTGTGTGGCGATTCACAGCTTGGCCCACATGTATTCCCTGAATCAGCTGGCACTCAAAGCACAGGATATGATCAGGAGAAATTTCCACAAAGTGATCCAAGATGAGGAGTTCTACACTTTGCCATTTCACCTTGTCCGGGACTGGCTCTCAGACTCGGAGATCACGGTGGACTCTGAAGAAATCCTCTTCGAGACTGTTTTGAAGTGGGTTCAGAAAAATCCTGAGGAAAGAGAGAGGTACTTTGAAGATCTCTTTAAGCTGCTAAGATTGTCTCAGATGAAACCCACGTACCTGACTCGCCATGTCAAATCTGAGCGGCTGGTGTCGAGCAATGAGAACTGTGTGAAGTTGGTGTCCGAGGCTGTGGAGAGCCATGCTCTGCGCTCTGAGAACCTGCAGTCTGGGAACCTGCAGCACTCCAcctgtcccacagcactgctgccgCGCTTCGGCCAGAACATGGACGTCATCATGGTGATTGGCGGCGTGTCCGAGGGCGGCGACTACCTGAGTGAGTGTGTGGGCTACTTCATCGACGAGGACAGGTGGGTCAACCTGCCTCACATCCACAACCACCTGGACGGGCATGCCGTGGCCGTGACAGAGTCCTACGTGTATGTGGCTGGCTCCATGGAACCAGGGTTTGCCAAGACTGTGGAAAGGTACAAtccaaacagaaatatttgggaGCAGGTCTCAAATCTAATCACCAGGAAGCATTCCTTTGGCCTTACTGAAGTGAAAGGCAACTTGTACAGTATTGGTGGACACGGCAATTTCAGTCCAGGCTTTAAAGATGTGGCCATTTATAATCCTGAGCAGGACAAATGGCTGAACCTGGAGTCGGCACCAAAGATCCTGCGGGATGTCAAAGCTGTCTCCGTGGAAGACCGGTTTGTGTATGTGGCCGCCCGCACCCCAGTTGACAGTGACAGCGAGGACGGGCTGAGGGCCGTTATTATCAGATATGATGCTGAAACCAGGCAGTGGCAGGACGTGGAGTCCCTGCCCCTCATCGACAACTACTGCTCCTTCCAGATGTCTGTTGCCAACACCAACTTCTACCACACGGCATCGTGCTGCCCCAAGAGTTACCCCATAGACAACGAGGAGGCCAAGGGAAAGATCTCCAGCAGGGCCTCGGATGAAATCCTGGAATCTTTGCCCCCTGAGGTCCTGAGCATTGAAGGAGCAGCTATTTGTTACTACAAAGATGACGTGTTTATCATCGGAGGCTGGAAGAACAGTGATGACATTGACAAGCAGTACAGGAAGGAGGCCTATCGCTACTGCGCTGAGCGGAAGCGCTGGATGCTCCTGCCCCCAATGCCGCAGCCCCGCTGCAGAGCCACTGCCTGCCATGTGAGAATCCCCTTCAGGTGCCTGCAGGGAACACAGAGGTACCCCATGCCACAAAATCTCATGTGGCAAAAAGATAGAATAAGGCAAATGCAGGAAAGGCAGATGCAGGAGATACACCGGTACTCCCTGAGCTTACGGAGGATGCCACGCTCCCAGATCGAGTGCTAG